The window GGACGCAAAGGACAACGTTAGCCGAGATCTGCAAGGGTTGGAAAATAAATGGAGCAGTATACAATTAAAATACCTAACCTGGATCTGGATTTTTATCTGGATGGTATAGGATAGAAAGTCTCCTGTATGCCTTCTTTATGTCAGCCTCTGAAGCCCCCGTTTCCAATCCCAGAATACTAAATGGCTCGAAGACTTGAATCTGTGCaattatcataaaattatCTTTCACACCAACATCAAGTATTAGCAAATTTTATGCATGGAGAAAATactttagttttaaaagaatcaataggcaaaaccaaaacaaaataacactcggtagaaatataatttttttccccaTTAATAATTGAACATAATTTACCTCCCGgctaatatttttaatgtaataGACCAACACGAACATGAAGATCCAAAGAAGTACTAGTGTCAAGTTGCTATACGTAGAGAAATTTGCTATCTGCAAAATATAACGCAACAAACGTTATAAACAGATCTGAAACCtactatttgaactttgatcAGATAGAAGATTCAGTGTCGTCAAAAAAAACTTACTCGCTTAAATATTGACTTACGGTACTTCCCTGAACGGGAGCATTCAGCACACTGGCAATGTATAATCTTTGCCTTCTTCGAAGCAGCACGACAAAGCTTAAGAATTGTATAAGGCACCAAAGGCAGTGCCATTattgtcaaaataaaaattggaaacaaTGCACTATTCTCTTCCGAAGTAGCCATTGAAACCTTTTATCAGCAGTGCCTTCCGTCAACTTTCTACTGTCTGAAAAACTAGCTTTGTAATAACATCATAACAATGAGAATAATATagcatttcttttcttttttttttatagaaatgaaaataatacaGCATATCATAAAGGAGCTTATCCATTCACTTTGAAACCTAAATGAATTTCAGAAACAGAGAAAAGAAGGAATCTTCAAGTTACAAAGAATAACGTGGTTGACCATGAATTGTTTGATAATTGCATGCGATTTTGGGAAACTACAGCGTTGAATAAGAAACATAGATCAATAACATCTTCATAATTGTCGAAAAAGTTGAGCAACAAGCCATTAACAAAGCAACTAACTCCCACCCAAACTGTTCAATTCCGCCTATAAACCCAACATCCTTCAACCCCAATAATTGATAGAGAGGGAGAAATAGGGCACGGAACCCattgaaaattaagtataaaCGATTGAAGCTACACCAATCGATactcaaagaaaaacataatttcGATCCATACGAATCTACATCAATCTCATTGAAATCAGTACAGAAACAGCTGCGTCAAAAcccataattaattaaattaattcaatcaaACGCATGAAAGTATACGAAAATTGAGAATAGGTGGTggataaatacataaaatgtCTGATCaaaggaagaaattgaaacGTTAAAAAGAGAGAGCGACCTGAACAAGGGGAAATCGAGTCGGCGATCTGCTAAGCAAGAGCTAGTTCCGTCTGGTGGCTCCACTACAGAGAGAGTGCTtattgggagaagaaaaattgaatgaattaaaaaaaacgaaaaataaatattaatatttcttttcttttattttatttatttaatttcaagtcTGAGATccaaaacgaaaaaaaaaaaaaaaaaaaagaagaagaagaagaagaagaagaagaagaaggaaaaaaaaaagaatagaatctggtttttctttttccaactttAGACCTGAAAGATCGACGGCCGGTATTGATGAATTGATATCTATTCATAATTCATATCCTCCTATTCTATGGTTGTTTAATATTAGATGGAAAACGGATAATTATCTCACAAGAAAAGCAaagcaaataatttttaaaaaaaatgacgcAAGATTGCGAAAAATCGGCCAATGGGAAGAGCGTTCTATCACAGGTGGCAAGCATATATGGATCCAcgtatttcaaataatatatataaggtCGATttcaattgatattttataaaataaatagaataatttatttaaaataaaatgagtgTAAAAACACTTTATGATTTTTAACCAATTAAGACGTCTTTTGTGTTATTTTGTCTGTATAATAAATCTTATTATAGTAccattgaaatatttgaacacGGGCATGATAGGTTAACTAACACAAATCTACCTCATTGATCTCGAGGTCATAAGATCGAATCCCACCCCAAAGttattgaagagaaaaatttagatttgattattaCCTTCATGTTCTTTTACATTATGTATTTGTTAATACtttgagtttgagtttgattattaaatattataatttacaggtatagaaaattattaaaatcattcCAATTTACATATGGAAttagagaattaaaaaatgactGTGCCTTTTGAAACGATAATTCAGGCACATGTACCAAATTCTAATATTGCTACTGtacttcccttttttttttctctaactaTACTCTGTTGACATCGCccctatttttatttagttagttTGAAATAAAGATGGGcagtttatttgtttgtttttagttatattCATTGGGAGTTTTggatgaatatttttcttttctttttgcttgtTTTAAGATTCTTAGACATTTTTGAagaacaaactttttttaactaaatatttgTCCAATGGTACCCTTTTTTCGCTCTTAGTTTAGGATCTAAGAAAATCGTGAATTTCAAGGCTCGCCAATAAACTTTAGtcgttattttgaaaatgggcTTAATAAACATAGGATTTAGGTAGGCCCATTAAGAGTAAGAGTAGCTGTTTTGAAACATGGCTTTGAGACCCAATAAGTTCAACTACGAACAAGTCGTCATTTTCAAAATGGGGCTTTAGGAAGGCCTGGTAAGAGTCATCGTTTTGAAACTGGGCTTTGAGGCCCAATAAGATCGATCCCGTTCTAGTCAATCTCAACAGCGAGAGAATGGCCCCTCCATCCTCCTGAAGCGACTGGCTCGTTACCACTGAGAAGCGTGATCAAGAGGAAGAGACAAGAGTTTTCCGACGATGTTCCTGCGAGCGATCGGACGGCCATTATTGGCCAAAGTGAAGCAAACGACGGGGATCGTCGGTCTGGATGTTGTTCCCAACGCCCGAGAGGTCTTGATCGGCCTTTACAGTAAAACCCTAAAGGAGATCCAGGCCGTCCCCGAGGACGAAGGATACCGTAAGGCGGTTGAGAGCTTTACGCGGCACCGCTTGAAGGTCTGCCAGGAAGAAGAGGATTGGGAGAATATCGAGAAGCGGCTTGGCTGTGGTCAGGTCGAGGAGCTAATCGAGGAGGCCCAGGACGAGCTCAAACTCATTGGTAAAATGATCGGTATGTGTTCAATTCATTGCcaccaaaattttaagtttacgaatttgtgaaattttgttgtctgtagattttcatttcattttctcgTCCTGTCTGTGTCTGGTTAGGATGGAATGTAAGAATTGGAAAAGGGAGGCATCAGGATTTGTAAtcatatttacatttttgcATTCCATTAGAATGACGAAAAAACATCTTCCCCCATGCCTTAGAGGATAAAAATTAACGACTTTCAAGGATTGAGAGTCAAGGAATGAAATTTGCATCTTGTTGCACTGAAAAACTTGGGCCACACCCATCAATTAGACCGTGTTTATCCTTCTTCCGTTCTACCCTTTTCTCATCTCGTCGAACCATTTTCCTTATCGCATAGCAGCAATATTTGATTTTCCTTTCGTCTTAACCTAAGATATTAGCTATCAAAATTGTCTAGGTATCTATTCATTTTACAGGAGTGGTATAAAGCTTCTTCAATGTATGAATCTCAGGTCCTTCGCTGGTCTTTAGCCACGATTTAGACTATTGGATCACCACTTGACCCATTAATATCTCTGAACTTTTTGAAGTTCGTCTTTTGTTCTCACTAAGGTGGATGAAAGTGCCATTTTGCAAAAGTCAACCTGGACTTATCAACTAGACAAGAAGCTTGAAATTCTTCACTAACGACAGAAATTATTTTCATACTGATTCACTGGCactatatttctttctttcctcaaTCTTAAGGAGGTTTGTTTGTTCAGCTTTTTAGTTTGATTGAGAGTGATTACTAGTTTGCCTAACTTGTCTGGTCTATTGCATTTGGAGAACACTTGAACTATTCCAGATATGGATCTTTGTAGAAATCTGTCAGTTCAACACAATTTGTTGGTGTTGTTTTAGTGATTAGTTTACTTCAACTATGCAGAGTGGGATCCCTGGGGTGTTCCTGATGACTACGAATGTGAAGTGATCGAGAATGATGCTCCAGTACCGAAGCACATTCCTTTGCACCGACCAGGCCCTCTCCCTGAAGAGTTTTACAAGACGCTGGAGGCCATTAGTGGTGATAGTACTAAAAAAGTAGAGACACCCGAGAAAGCATCTCAGGTGACAGAATGACCtctttttcatcatttgaaGGATTCGAGTTTCGGATCCCGTTCTTTGTTTTTGGCTTTGATGTTATCTATTTTTGCTTGTTCCCCGATAGAGTGCCTGTATGCAGGGATTGTTCACAAAGTCATGTGTTTCAATAATCTCTATCCAATGTTGGAATTACATAAATTCACTTTTTCATTGCCTTGTTTACTTTTTACCGTGGACATCAAACCCCGTCATGGTTGGACTTTAGAATGagcaatattaaatttaattttcctaCCATCTAAATACAAACTCTATAACTTTTTCCTGATTCGGAGGATAAATGATGATCAAATCAATAGCAGAAGAAGAGTTTGAGAATCATAGTTGTTTTGATATGTATTATTTAGGAATTCTAACTAAATAATGGAATTGTAACTAACTTTTATTGgatatcatttattaaatggTTTTGTCTATCTATCATGATGAAGCAATGAATCTCACTACGTAATTCTAACCAATCTTGATGTAGAGTAGAGTCTCATTCTAAGATTTCACAAGAGTTAAGTTTACGAGTTTTTGCACTAAAATCGTGTCAGTTGGATTCATCGTACAATTTTGTTGGCAGCAAAGATGAATCATGTGGGTTATAAGCTGAAGTCCTCTTCTTGCCACATTTTCTCCAAGTAGCACGATTCACATAGAATTTACACATTCTGCCTCAGGTGCCATGGATTCGACAATTTCCATTGCCTACCCTAGTTGTCCAACATGGCATAAGAGATCAACCATACAAACATATCGATTTAATTCCAAAGAGATCAACCATACAAACATATCGATTTAATTCCAGCTCTATAATATGTGTTGCTTTTAATATGTGTTGCTTTCATAGAGTGAAAGTAGATAAACAAAACTACTTTGACTGCAATCTGAAATCATCAACAAGAATGTGATAGAATTAGGCTTTAGGTCAATTAATCTCATTATTGTCGAAGGTAGAGAGAGTATATACTACTTTTTActactaaaaaataacaatggaattgtttccaaatttcaacaattcaGAGTGAAGGAATTTGGCTACACTCCTGCTGCAAAAATATCTATAAC of the Cucumis sativus cultivar 9930 chromosome 3, Cucumber_9930_V3, whole genome shotgun sequence genome contains:
- the LOC101209685 gene encoding probable NADH dehydrogenase [ubiquinone] 1 alpha subcomplex subunit 5, mitochondrial codes for the protein MFLRAIGRPLLAKVKQTTGIVGLDVVPNAREVLIGLYSKTLKEIQAVPEDEGYRKAVESFTRHRLKVCQEEEDWENIEKRLGCGQVEELIEEAQDELKLIGKMIEWDPWGVPDDYECEVIENDAPVPKHIPLHRPGPLPEEFYKTLEAISGDSTKKVETPEKASQVTE